A window of Daucus carota subsp. sativus chromosome 2, DH1 v3.0, whole genome shotgun sequence genomic DNA:
ttttttttctttttaaaatattattgaatataaaatattttatttgcttGTTGGAGTTGCTTTCCCAATATTTTGTTCTCCATTTTTAATTTACTCTTGTGGAACTTAAACTGGATATTTCTAATATAGATTAATATTGGCTGTATATAAGTAGATTGGGTTTTTTTATCTGTGAACGGGTAATATAAATGTTCTATACGGGTTTGCCTTTTGTTTTCAGTTTAAAACAGCTGTGTAATAGggttttttgtgtgttttataTTCGTCAACTTTTCTCAAATGATCCTTTACTCTCTTCGTCCCCCTTTTATATTGGGGGACTAACGCTCCACGCGCATTCTAATTTTCTCATAAATTATAGttggataaattattttgaattttctttctgaataaaaatttactatctaaatttttataaaaaaagaaaaattccaatacattttttataaagctatattttatatgcacatTAAAATACGTGTAGAGTAATGTAGATACTATATTTTTTCGATGaatcaattattaaataataaatctcattcatatatccaattttCAAAGTTCACgctatttttatacaattttttaaacCTCACTGTCCTAACCCAAATAAGCAAATTGAATGGAACTCTACACTTTTCTTAATTTTTAGGTATACGGTTATTTTTCATCCTAATTTGGAATTTGAATTAACggattcaaaattttgatacaCACTTTTATTacttcatattaaattttaaacatattattcattttattacattttatttatatcTCAATCAAAAATGTATGTGAAAAATGAGGTTCAATTTCATGAAAAACATAACAAATATTCGCTTGTTCTtcatttttacacttttttGTAACATGTCCGCAGAGAGTACCGGGACCTCAGCAGAAATTGCAGCTAAATTCCTAGCTGTGGGATTAAACTTCTCTGCCAATGCACAAGTCAAAAGCAAGAAATGTTCCTTATTTCCGGTACTCCATATTTTGAGATATTGGTAACATCCATGACTGAAATATGTATTCCATGGCAAGAAATATCATATTagatttttacaaattaaacagcAGTAGTCTAGTAGCAAAATATGAATCTGAATGAgaatttttatattagattactatttgattattattattcatgTACCAATAAAATCATGGGTATAATAATATGtttgatttgattatattagtgaaataattattatttttcttataattataataaaatcaatctattatttattaagatttggatagttgattattttttttttaagtttttaacaaaaaaaaacagattAAAAAGGTATTAATAAAACATGAATTTcactattttgaaattttacatatttagaatgttttttttatcattttaaatattaaaatgttattTCCTCTATCTGCTATCTTTCTCTTCGAGCACAACAATAACAAAGTCCACAAGAATAGATTAACCCTTACAACACACATTACTGGATAGAATAATTATgcaaatttatttaaaagagaCCAGATGCTAATTCTCAGGGGAACTTTTGTTCCCTGCAACTTGGTTTATTGTTCTTCTAAAGAATGACATGGGGTAACATAGTGATTTCGGCAAATTAGATAGTAATAACTTCAACTACTACTCTAGAAGCTTGTTGCAGGTGCTAAGTGCTAACACCAATAGCTCCGGCAAAGCAGCATGAAGGAATGGAGTTTGAGAGAAGGGCATCATCTGCTATGAATAGTGCGCCACCTAGTAGTGATGACATCTTACGTACGTTGAGTGCCATCTTGAGTTTTGGATCTTTAAGGGTTTTTTTTGGCAAATGCTacctgaaataaataaataaaagctACAGTCTACAAACTGGCCGTAATGGATATCAAATGATTGCACCCTCTTTTGTAGATCATCTGCTAAAAGTCgagaaatttatgaaaaaatgatGCAGGAGAACAAATTAATAGAAGTACGATAGTCTGTCAAGGAACAACTAAAGAAATATACCTCCATCATTCTCGTGTAAACAACTGACACCATTAGAGGCTGCATAGATAAAACCAAATCCAATGCTGCCATTAAAAGCTTTGGTTTTATAGCATCTTttcaagttctatatatttcaaacaactaatCTTTAGAAGGAACATCTGACTGCAGAGCCATAAAACCATAACAATAGGTAGGACACAGAAGTTCCCGTGTTGGTTTAACAGTAATGCCTAGCTTTATAATGTTCTGTAACTCTTACCAAATTATTTTAACCGATGAAAATCTACTGAGACAATGCACTTCAATGGTAAGAATAGATCTCCAATGTAAACAGAATATATATCCCACAACAGCAGTAGCAATTGTTGCATAGTCATCCCATCTCAAATATATTCTTAATCTGCGTCTTGAAGCATGGTACAAACTTGAAGCAACTCCTACTCCAATCAATGAAAGAGCATAAAGCTTACTGTTTAGATTTTTTTCTACATCTTATTAAATGAGGGAGTGAGCAAAATTGCATCCAACCAATATAAAGAGTGTGTACACTATGTGACAATAATGTCAGAATATAGTAAACCATACCTGGGGGTTTTGTATCTGAGAACCGCAAAAGGAATTGATGTGAACACATTAGCAATTATTTCTACAGAGTTCCTGTCACCTGCAGCAATGGTGAAGAACCTGTTAGCCAGCGCATAAAGTTTTTATAGTAGCTCTGTACGACTTCCAATTAGATTTAGGACATACATTTAGTACTATCATCTTGCAGTACTAAACTGTAATATAGATGATTAGTTTTAGCATAACATAGCCGTAAGGGAGAACCTTCAAGAGATTACAACATAAGTAGCTTTTGGTTTAAATTATATAGTTATCATATTATCAACACTTTAAACTATAGATTGTCATCCCGACAAATATTGCTAAAGGTCTtcaatattgtttatattaccATTCATACAACAGTAACAACACCCATGAATGGGCCTAAGACATGAAGGACTTTGCTGCCATATTctcctgcaaaaaaaaaatacaaaaataagaaCAGTGAGACGCATCCAGCACGAGGTcatatgaaaataatattgtACTAATTGGCAGGAACATATGTACTTACTGCACTCTCATTATCTGTTTAGCTCTAATAATTGCACTCTTACATCTCGACTGATAAAAGTCACCCTGCGGATTCATCTCTTGCTAATCAAATGGCGAATGAGGCACGAGATGGACTACCCTCCGGAGCTTTGCTTGTTTTCAAAGTATTCCAGGAATTCACAAGATAAAAATGACAATCAGTTGAAACTGATTGCCCACAAGACCTTGCTTATTGGCAGTGCAGAACGTGTGGTTGCCACACAAAAcctgttttaaaaaattaacacaAAAAAGATTTAATTTAACTCAATAAACACTTATTGCATCTTCTGACAGAGCAACACAATTTCAATCATGCAACAATCTGACTCAAACTAAAACTACCAGTGCCTCCAACACTTTTATTGCATTCGTAGAAACACTAATTCCAGAACCTGAACCATCTTTCTCTTTAGCTACACAATCAACATCACTCCCATCTTTCTGCTCAAACTCCATCAAAGCaatcaaaaaataatgaaaaagaaaCACATCAAGTAAACAAATTTAGAAAGAGTAATAGTCTAAAATGATAAGGACTTTCAGTGCATAAACACTATGAAGTCTCAATGTTTGATATTCATTGTCTAAAGACTCCTGGTAACATTAAACATCAATATCAGTCCGTGTAATCCTCAAACAAAAAACTCCAATAACTCTCAAATATCCGTACAAAATATTCTATAACAAAAGATCAAAAACAAATATtctataacaaatatttaacaTACCTGCTAAATGATTTCGTTTCCCCTGTTAGACCCCATTCCCGAATAGCTTTATGTTTGTCATCGAATCcatctgaaatgatataaaagaAAACGGTAAACAACATCTCAAAAGAGACAATAATATTACAAACTCGGAAATTAACAAATCTTGGAAGAGTTTCAATAAATATTACTATGAGTATCTAATATATAATAGCTTATGAGtatctaatatataaacacGGAATGCGGCAAGAAAAACAATgcaaaatgaaatataattaactaaagtTGGAAATTGAAATTCCAATAAACAATTATGCATGCCTATATATCATACGTGTCGCCGTACATagtattatctttttttttttaaaaatttcagaaatgcAAGTTGCCAATACAGTATTGATAGGCCAACAGAGATCATTATATAAAACTATAAACAACCAACCAACTCTGATCTCCAACACAACTGCAAGGATTTAGGAGCTTATTAGGTGCAATAACTTCAAAAATGtagtattagaaaatatttttaaaaatataaacgaATGTAGGATATTAAAATGTAGGATATTAAAGGACAGAATACTTTGATATAATATCACACATTTGGGCCAGAAATGAAAGTTAAAAAACTATATATTATCTTATCACATATATGATATCTATAACCTGGAAGTAACTCTGGCCTTTTACTTTGTTGCCAATATGCAGCTTCAACATCTCTTGGCCAACGTAATTTCCTATGTTAAATTTGCTTTAGTACATCCTTAAAGTCCAAATCATTTTCAACATTGTTTTATTTCATATATCAACTCTCCACAATGCTTTCCCATAACAATTTCCAACGCCAAAACTTCAGTATAAacattattgttatttaaatatcaaatgcaAGAACCAAtttatcttaaaaattaaaatcagaatgactactaataacaataataaatcACAGAAGTCTGAATACTTAATTCAACACATGGATCCATGTACATATAAGAACCTGTAACACTGGTCCAAGTTCATGTTCTTAAGACATCATGTTCTTAAGACATCACGTAAAAGTTAAACTTAATAAAAGAATCATAAAACAAAGatgataaaaaaacaaaacaaaaatttgcAAGAAAGAACAAATTAACAAAACTGAATTGGATGTACTCCCTCCTTGTCACTCAGGCTTATAACATATAAACAAACATACTAACATGTAAACTCTTTTAACACTTTAAGCAAACAAATGGGGTGCAAACTGAATATATAACACATCTTTTAAAAAAGCAGATAACAAATAAAACGCAGTAAGAGAGAAAAGCTCTCGCACCTCGCAATAAAACGTAATAAAGCTTACGAAGGATGAATCTGCGCAAAGAAAATACAAACATCGATCAGAttcgaaattttaaatataagagatacatacacctatacatacacatcAGTTGCGCCTCAACCTTCAGATCTCTGTATTTTTCTCCGTCTTCTTCAGAGTTTCACCTGTGAAAACCGATTCGATCGATCTGATTGGGTTAGGTAATTTCATCAATTTTGAATTGAATCCGTGAGTTTGTGATTTATTGTGGATTTTTCTGAATCGAATTtagtttgtatgttttttttttgtaaagataGGGTTTTTGCACTTTTAAAATCTCTGTAGAGAAGTAGAGCAGAGAAGTAGTGGAGGGGAGTATGGATTCATGTGATTTGAATTTAAGTGTGGCTTCTTCCCGAAGCTTCACATGTTTGAATAAGAAATTTGTGTGACTGTGAATAAATGACAGTAAAGTTAAATGGGTCATGCTTCAAAGTTCAATCTATGCTTCGTACGCGACGGAAGTGAGCAAAAAACGATTTGGAGCTTGCTCTGCAGCAGGCGAATCCTTCCAATTGAGGCagttttgatttaattaatatttgtatgcaCAGACACGCAGCAAAAGTAGCCACAACAGTACAAAAACGGTAGTCAaagaaattaattaagtttGACTGGTTGTAATGTTTGCTTTGAAACGAATGGCAATTGTTGTAATTTAGCATGAAGTTTTAGGATAGGGGGTGTAAATATGTTGGCAAGAGGATTCAGGATTTATTATATAGATAGATGACAGATGGAAATAATTAGCACAGGAATGCATATTCAATCCGCATTCCTCTTCACATGACGGTCGTATATCATCTTGATCAATAAAACAATGacgaaaagaaagaagaaggaaCCAATGAGGCAAACAGTAATGGCGATGGCCGGTGAGTGAGATAACACCACATACGTTCCAGTAATGAAAGTCAACATCATTGCCATGACAGAAACAATGTTGAGCCCAGTTGATGCAGCATTTAGTTTGGACACTTGATGGGGATCTTCGTACATAGATTCAAGAAAGTAGAGAAACAAAGAACATGTTGATAGTAGCAAAGCCAGTGCATCTGATACCATAAATGCATTAAATGCAGTCTTTTTAGAGAGAATTACCAATCCTTCATCAACCTCTCCACTTTGATGTAGACCACCCGGCATGGTAAATCCTACAGTGAAAGTGACCGTAGTTATTAGTGCACTAACTACTATCTGGGTGTTGGTCCTCTTTTTGTACCTTTCCAGATCTTTTTTCATCTGTGCATTCTTTTCATCGatcaatatttttgtatatttatcaaaaatgaaATCCTTTTTCTCTCTTTTACTTCGAAGCACTGAACTTTCTAAGATATCCGTATCCTTCTTCATGCTTTTACGCCAAAATTTTCTGGACGAATTAGACTGCACATCATCAAGTGCAATTTTAATTTTCACCTATAAATAAAAGAACAACCAATAATTAGTAATTATAAGAAGACATCCTATACATATGACTAATAACTTTACTCAATACTCTGCAAAGATCTGTTACGAAAGGATCAAAGAACTAGTTtatgtaaaaactaaaaaagaagaaaaaagaaggtTTTTTAAGTACCTGCTCCGCAAtgatatcatctttagaatACAGCATGTCCCTAGGAGTCCaacttttcttattttttaccATTGTATTAAGTCCCTTATGTTCAATAAGTTCTGGTACGAAACAACCATTAGAGATAAGTAGATGGAGAGGTGTATCACCATTGACATCTTGCTGTTGTAAAAGCTGGTCCTTGTATTTTTGGGGACAATGTTTTAGAATACCTTGtaccatatttttattatttttagctgCTGCCAAATGTAGTATATTCTGACTATCTTTGTTAACAGCTGTGTATGCAtgtgacagcccgagaatccgggggtctggattctgacgtcaccacacaaaaccctttttaaaatacttttgaaacctggtattttcatttaaagataatgaaaatccaaaagaatttaaaacttgaaaacatttattaaaagatttgaatgagaacataaatcaatgatttcaaaacctgaatttcaaacttgaaaaccataataaaataatttccagagaacatttaaactttaataaaggATTCGAAATAGAACATTTAAACCCccaaaaacaacaggatcgcttccaggttacagtattaaaattagaatctaccactatttattacacaacatctcttaccaaatcagatcatcttcgataagaagaatcactgtcaactatttcagcttgcaccaacctcatccctttcctgaacactccttgaccactggatcctcaactctgtcttctcgcctagcattagccttattcaTAATCTCACTccatcatctcatctttaagcctttctgaaatggttagaaaggaatagcaagggtgagcaacaatgctcagcaagtaataataaacactggtaattctgaaatgatataacagaagttcacgagttcaagatataaaaggattcaacctgagttcacgagTTTAGGTATTGTATAAGAAAATCACACTACCTTGCAGCAATTTTGAATACTGaggaattcaatctttccaaaagaattatagaattggactatcacattttaattaaaaccaaggttaggcagctgatcagttccgcactaaccccgagcaggccccgccatgctctatcactggatccaaggcactcattggcctaacatgaccacgaatctggtccacaggtttatataaaaacaataatccaattctctaattcaattcaagaagccaatgtaaattaacagaacatcatcataaatatcatcaacaacggaataattccaaatcaaactttgataataaactTTCCATGAGTCACCGTCCATCCATCCATAAATCAGAGTTCAGGAAATCCCTAACTATTcaatatcctccattatcggctaatcaactgaatttagcctgctagaccagcatgacaatggcgggttgaataatcaagaagatcccaattcattcaaagctctaactatcactgagcaacacatgcttcaatgacaatctgaacttcgaattaatttgtaaaacggaaattaTCTGAACTTTTGAGGATTAGAAAAggatggataaaaatatttgCACTTGCCAAATATGAAAGAGAGAGGAACGAATATTTGCAACACATacgaaaagaatggatcagaataatcgcaagatatccaaaagaagggttcagaatacttgccttaaatctgactccattCTCACATCTCCAtctcatctttcaactttcacaatctatgcctctcgtaatctctagaccatctctagttATACCTtattcgccacatcgcttcgcttCCTCGATTCGtgccttattcgctttgcaatatcATTTGACTTTCTGAACGTCTTTGGTCATCctcgtctcgtccaaatccttaacgagaataagataataatataatcactaATCAATATATCGCATCTACATATCActtatatcgatacccacttatatacccctttaaacttatcacatatcacttaacacgtaagcatgctttgactctaccatatagtcaagtcatattccacatacatatcacaaatcaat
This region includes:
- the LOC135150286 gene encoding protein ACCELERATED CELL DEATH 6-like, with amino-acid sequence MVQGILKHCPQKYKDQLLQQQDVNGDTPLHLLISNGCFVPELIEHKGLNTMVKNKKSWTPRDMLYSKDDIIAEQVKIKIALDDVQSNSSRKFWRKSMKKDTDILESSVLRSKREKKDFIFDKYTKILIDEKNAQMKKDLERYKKRTNTQIVVSALITTVTFTVGFTMPGGLHQSGEVDEGLVILSKKTAFNAFMVSDALALLLSTCSLFLYFLESMYEDPHQVSKLNAASTGLNIVSVMAMMLTFITGTYVVLSHSPAIAITVCLIGSFFFLFVIVLLIKMIYDRHVKRNAD